In Persicimonas caeni, a single window of DNA contains:
- a CDS encoding UvrD-helicase domain-containing protein: MIETYRIKKPATLAQIPHDNHAVIEASAGTGKTYTIEHMVIDLLLANEDLRISQILIVTFTERATYELTARIRKLLQGIVDADPKLLAKDYETEAWEIDTKRRRRLQKALSSFDMAPIHTIHGFCHRVLTENAFQNHRLFDQDHTDFDVLFERVFKEALRREFAHKDEFRPYLAAWLEAKNPAVDKLERMLSRCVRTRAEIRPKFDEMALARALDAFGERDAKAIADALKAELKEEGVHHATIRATVKRVTGIMEALDAFRTSGDVVQFLALAGEKKTYEYLDEKLGEYAFAGPVGQMVRRAFEAVVPLEAAIVEKFLPTLERMLRQYKEEEGHFSYDDMLSFVWESLESPRGQSLVEVLRGRYKYALIDEFQDTDDLQWKIFRRIFHESELENIFYLIGDPKQAIYSFRGADVYTYLDAKKTVLDAGGTLVRLGDNWRSSQGVVSAYNHIFEQDAQPPYFTGEITYDTPVECALPDRMAFRADGEPATPITLVQLMDPDLNATRVREGFAAYFASEIRALLDDSSSSDGGLFVREDVNSDKERISARDIFVLTRSRSEGRYIAEYLRREGVPYAFFKQDGLFQTPEALHVYDLLQGIAHPHDRSKRLKAWLTPFFGLDIEALADTDEMSDTDPLVRDLFDWKQAADKRYFESLFNSVLRRSGLLRREIFTKTSERELTNYLHIFEILLEEANRSGFDLSELVLRLKAFIEERQTPEGEDGNVQRLETDRDAVQIMTMHKSKGLEAEVVFIYGGFGRAPSGSLHAFHEDDGRPVLHIGSPPQSSRDKWEREQREEEQRLMYVALTRAKSRIYLPYVGFENEPDQEDGLDKRDYNIDGTYAALLPRLDTITRNLQDPVDGWFELEQVEYAQTLRVRDVAAQMQALRQWQMPDDLPRPFDDAMFRPLRSRRHTVSSYSRIKGERERHLEIDADEFKADGGQPVAALLPDDALPGGKRAGVFLHELVENLDFERVRGHQDLESWLDDAQIEDDFRACMRQYGVGEEYLAYCKKLVWSSVTTPLSTEAVELPCIAQCDRTLRELEFLYPIPERSHARIDEIAEDERTEFAIERGYIKGFIDLLFETGGKIYFADWKSDILAEYSPHTLDRHVAERYGIQATIYALAVVKFLEIHDEEAYEERFGGYLYLFMRGMDAENGHGVYYGRPSWDDVRRYEEHLRERVRY, from the coding sequence GTGATCGAGACGTACCGAATCAAGAAGCCTGCCACCCTCGCGCAGATCCCCCACGACAATCACGCCGTGATCGAGGCGTCGGCCGGCACCGGCAAGACGTACACCATCGAGCACATGGTCATCGACCTCTTGCTCGCCAACGAGGACTTGCGCATCTCGCAGATCTTGATCGTCACGTTCACCGAGAGGGCGACCTACGAGCTGACCGCGCGCATCCGAAAGCTCTTGCAGGGCATCGTCGACGCAGATCCGAAGCTCTTGGCGAAGGATTACGAGACTGAAGCTTGGGAGATCGACACCAAGAGGCGCCGACGGCTGCAAAAGGCGCTGTCGTCGTTCGACATGGCGCCGATCCACACCATTCACGGCTTCTGCCACCGCGTGCTCACCGAAAACGCCTTCCAGAACCATCGGCTCTTCGACCAAGACCACACCGACTTCGATGTGCTCTTCGAGAGGGTCTTCAAGGAGGCGCTGCGGCGCGAGTTCGCCCACAAAGACGAGTTTCGCCCGTACCTGGCCGCCTGGCTCGAGGCGAAGAACCCCGCGGTCGACAAGCTCGAGCGCATGTTGTCTCGCTGCGTGCGCACGCGCGCCGAAATCCGGCCCAAATTCGACGAGATGGCGCTCGCCCGCGCTCTCGATGCGTTCGGCGAACGCGACGCCAAAGCGATCGCCGACGCGCTCAAAGCCGAGCTCAAAGAAGAAGGCGTCCACCACGCCACGATCCGCGCGACCGTAAAGCGCGTGACCGGCATCATGGAGGCGCTCGACGCCTTCCGCACCTCCGGCGACGTCGTCCAATTCCTGGCGCTCGCCGGGGAGAAGAAGACCTACGAGTACCTCGACGAAAAACTCGGCGAGTACGCCTTTGCCGGCCCCGTCGGCCAGATGGTGCGCCGCGCCTTCGAGGCGGTCGTGCCCCTCGAAGCCGCCATCGTCGAGAAGTTCTTGCCCACGCTCGAGCGCATGTTGCGCCAGTACAAAGAAGAAGAGGGGCATTTCTCCTACGACGACATGCTCAGCTTCGTGTGGGAGAGCCTCGAGAGCCCGCGGGGCCAGAGCCTCGTCGAGGTGCTGCGCGGCCGCTACAAGTACGCGCTCATCGACGAGTTCCAGGACACCGACGACCTGCAGTGGAAGATCTTTCGGCGCATCTTCCACGAGAGCGAACTCGAGAATATCTTCTACCTCATCGGCGACCCCAAGCAGGCGATCTACAGCTTCCGCGGCGCCGACGTCTACACCTACCTCGACGCCAAGAAGACCGTGCTCGACGCCGGCGGCACGCTCGTACGCCTGGGCGACAACTGGCGCTCCTCGCAGGGCGTCGTGTCGGCCTACAACCACATCTTCGAGCAGGACGCCCAGCCGCCCTACTTCACCGGCGAGATCACCTACGACACGCCCGTCGAGTGCGCGCTGCCCGACCGCATGGCATTCCGGGCCGACGGCGAGCCGGCCACGCCCATCACGCTCGTCCAGTTGATGGACCCGGACCTGAACGCCACGCGCGTTCGCGAGGGCTTCGCCGCCTATTTCGCCTCCGAGATCCGCGCGCTGCTCGACGACTCGAGTTCGAGCGACGGGGGGCTCTTCGTGCGCGAGGACGTCAACTCGGACAAAGAGCGCATCTCGGCGCGCGATATCTTCGTGCTGACCCGATCGCGCTCCGAGGGGCGCTATATCGCCGAGTACCTGCGCCGCGAGGGCGTCCCGTACGCCTTCTTCAAACAAGACGGGCTCTTCCAGACGCCCGAGGCGCTGCACGTCTACGACCTGCTGCAGGGCATCGCCCACCCGCACGACCGCTCGAAGCGCCTCAAGGCTTGGCTCACCCCGTTCTTCGGCCTCGACATCGAGGCGCTCGCCGACACCGACGAGATGTCGGACACCGACCCGTTGGTGCGCGACCTGTTCGACTGGAAGCAGGCCGCCGACAAGCGCTACTTCGAGAGCCTATTCAACTCGGTGCTGCGCCGAAGCGGGCTGTTGCGCCGTGAGATCTTTACGAAGACGAGCGAGCGCGAGCTCACCAACTACCTGCATATCTTCGAGATTCTGCTCGAGGAGGCCAACCGCAGCGGCTTTGATTTGAGCGAGCTCGTCTTGCGGCTCAAGGCGTTCATCGAAGAGCGCCAGACGCCCGAGGGCGAGGACGGAAACGTCCAGCGCCTGGAGACCGACCGCGACGCCGTGCAGATCATGACGATGCACAAGTCGAAGGGCCTCGAGGCCGAAGTCGTCTTCATCTACGGCGGCTTCGGGCGCGCCCCGTCGGGCAGCCTGCACGCCTTTCACGAGGACGACGGCCGCCCCGTGCTCCACATCGGCTCGCCGCCGCAGAGCTCGCGCGACAAGTGGGAGCGCGAGCAGCGCGAGGAGGAGCAGCGGCTGATGTACGTGGCGCTCACCCGCGCCAAGTCGCGCATCTACCTGCCGTATGTGGGCTTCGAGAACGAGCCTGACCAAGAAGACGGGCTCGACAAGCGAGACTACAATATCGACGGCACCTACGCCGCGCTCTTGCCCAGGCTCGACACCATCACGCGCAACCTGCAGGACCCGGTCGACGGCTGGTTCGAGCTCGAGCAGGTCGAGTACGCCCAGACGCTGCGCGTGCGAGACGTCGCCGCCCAGATGCAGGCGCTTCGCCAATGGCAGATGCCCGACGACCTGCCGCGCCCCTTCGACGACGCGATGTTCCGCCCGCTGCGCTCGCGCCGGCACACGGTCAGCTCGTATAGCCGCATCAAAGGCGAGCGCGAGCGCCATCTGGAGATCGACGCCGACGAGTTCAAGGCCGACGGCGGCCAGCCCGTCGCCGCGCTGCTCCCCGACGACGCCCTGCCGGGCGGCAAGCGCGCCGGTGTGTTCCTGCACGAACTCGTCGAGAACCTCGACTTCGAGCGCGTGCGCGGTCACCAAGACCTGGAGAGTTGGCTCGACGACGCTCAGATCGAAGACGACTTCCGCGCCTGCATGCGCCAATACGGCGTCGGCGAGGAGTACCTCGCCTATTGCAAAAAGCTCGTCTGGAGCTCGGTCACCACGCCGTTGAGCACCGAGGCCGTCGAGCTCCCCTGCATCGCCCAATGCGACCGCACGCTGCGCGAGCTCGAATTTCTCTACCCGATCCCCGAGCGCTCCCACGCGCGCATCGACGAAATCGCCGAAGACGAGCGCACCGAATTCGCGATCGAGCGCGGCTACATCAAGGGCTTCATCGACTTGTTGTTCGAAACGGGCGGCAAGATCTACTTCGCCGACTGGAAGAGCGACATCCTCGCCGAGTACAGCCCCCACACGCTCGACCGCCACGTCGCCGAGCGCTACGGCATCCAGGCGACCATCTACGCGCTCGCGGTCGTCAAATTCTTGGAGATCCACGACGAAGAGGCATACGAAGAGCGCTTCGGCGGGTATCTATACCTGTTCATGCGCGGCATGGACGCCGAGAACGGCCACGGTGTGTACTACGGGCGGCCGAGCTGGGACGATGTCCGCCGGTACGAAGAGCATTTGAGAGAGCGGGTTCGCTACTAG
- a CDS encoding exodeoxyribonuclease V subunit gamma, giving the protein MLQVFYSNHLERLVDALVEATTLERKRLKLSPFDRTPVVVPNWNVEAYLKFEVARRKGIAAHMEYRQLIEFFESLLPTSGEYRILDDQTLQLLLIDALGDKKLLARKDLAPVQGYLSAAGDDRDSLELRRFQLSAHLAELFREYDYARPEMVAEWPESPQFRDPHWRRIERWQRALWLDLFAPDGRVAKLADEKGAAYIRLPEIFERVPADALQIPKSVHLFAMNKLGRVFEGLLGVLGERTEVHLWSLNPCREFWEDVVTDIDEEAELLSSKAVDGGQLVLAGAAPDLRDEDFWEPEKFPLPLRLWGRAGRDQVRMLNRLCGHDPRTLFEEPAIDSVLTQVQQDVLDLAPEREEPIDALDDDSITVLACPGIQREAEIIANEIWALMRGERHMWDDKPLQFNEIAVIVNRDQRVEYQTHLEAVFRDVYDIPFNIVDLQANADSRLVEALELLLDLPFGNFKRRELLKLLTHPNVIAKFDDVEPQTWLRWCDELNIFHGADHTDHADTYIERDLFNWDQGLKRLVLGGFMTGEPSGDDRAFRHEQFHYLPHEYAHGESTSAARLVMCARSLIADARRCRREEHTLAEWFERIGEMVENYLAPAHDDEEFEFMRCRRLLGDLADLDVTGRKMPYRVAREFLGRALGELEGRRGQYLADGVVVSSFLPARPMPFRAVFVAGMGESYFPSSDGGDPLDLRQVKWQEGDAGRRDRDKYAFLQTLLSTRERFYASYVSRDSRTGEALEPSSVVRDLLHMLEQSYLGREKTAACVREHPLRRFDAAYFDRDDSDEESEFGTVYHPEARREAAAFALRESLREHCRRYNVPFPELPILEKAVAEPLRNQVGAVLGTYAQPKAQAPDEDLLEVSLSFSQLRQFLESPLQASARWILGLRSDDDQDLLDVEDEVFESSYVSSLLFARDVFWETITEHAPDDNPAFLPIYEQKARYLELKGELPTGPFHEGERKKQLELLETWRANLAKLGVPGEAPLEVKRIGRAERHAPLDEIWDSISFELVLDDQPVRVELYGETEALDNTHGTAVTLVSRSRVKDKDFLRGFFTQVGLAASGKIDEDRPFDLVVAPGKSLARARKLSKYKKRLAPISQADALAYLETLTADFLSGVHAYLMPIEAVFEYFDPENETPFDELVEMQLNNRWSTCSSEYGPVRQPARFEAPQDADRLLQRRYAPFFKRLGGGE; this is encoded by the coding sequence ATGCTCCAGGTCTTCTACTCCAACCATCTCGAGAGGCTGGTCGACGCGCTCGTCGAGGCGACCACGCTCGAGCGCAAGCGGCTCAAGCTGAGTCCGTTCGACCGCACGCCGGTGGTGGTGCCGAACTGGAACGTCGAGGCGTACCTCAAGTTCGAGGTCGCCCGCCGCAAGGGCATCGCGGCGCATATGGAGTACCGCCAGCTGATCGAGTTTTTCGAGTCGCTGTTGCCCACCAGCGGCGAGTACCGGATTCTCGACGACCAGACCCTCCAGCTTCTGCTCATCGACGCGCTCGGCGACAAAAAGCTGTTGGCACGAAAGGACTTGGCGCCGGTCCAGGGCTACCTCTCCGCCGCCGGCGACGACCGCGACTCGCTCGAGCTTCGCCGCTTCCAGTTGAGCGCGCACTTGGCCGAGCTCTTCCGCGAGTACGACTACGCGCGTCCCGAGATGGTCGCCGAGTGGCCCGAGAGCCCCCAATTTCGCGACCCGCACTGGCGGCGCATCGAGCGCTGGCAGCGCGCCCTCTGGCTCGATCTGTTCGCCCCCGACGGCCGCGTCGCCAAACTCGCCGACGAAAAGGGCGCCGCATATATAAGGCTGCCCGAGATCTTCGAGCGCGTCCCCGCCGACGCGCTGCAGATCCCCAAGAGCGTCCACCTCTTCGCGATGAACAAGCTCGGGCGCGTCTTCGAGGGCCTTCTGGGCGTGCTCGGCGAGCGCACCGAGGTCCACTTGTGGTCGCTCAACCCGTGCCGTGAGTTTTGGGAGGACGTGGTCACCGACATCGACGAGGAGGCCGAGCTGCTGTCGAGCAAGGCGGTCGACGGCGGGCAGCTCGTGCTCGCCGGGGCCGCTCCGGACCTGCGCGACGAGGACTTTTGGGAGCCCGAGAAGTTCCCACTGCCGCTCAGACTGTGGGGCCGCGCCGGGCGTGACCAAGTGCGCATGCTCAACCGGTTGTGCGGCCATGACCCGCGCACGCTCTTCGAGGAGCCCGCTATCGACAGCGTGCTGACGCAGGTCCAGCAGGACGTGCTCGACCTCGCTCCCGAGCGCGAAGAGCCCATCGACGCGCTCGACGACGACAGCATCACCGTGCTCGCCTGCCCCGGCATCCAGCGCGAGGCCGAGATCATCGCCAACGAGATCTGGGCGCTGATGCGCGGCGAGCGCCACATGTGGGACGACAAGCCACTGCAATTCAACGAGATAGCCGTCATCGTCAACCGCGACCAGCGCGTCGAGTACCAGACCCACCTCGAGGCGGTCTTCCGCGACGTCTACGACATCCCGTTCAACATCGTCGACCTGCAGGCGAACGCCGACAGTCGGCTCGTCGAGGCGCTCGAACTGCTGCTCGACCTGCCATTCGGCAACTTCAAGCGCCGCGAGCTGCTCAAGTTGCTCACGCACCCGAACGTCATCGCCAAATTCGACGACGTCGAGCCGCAGACGTGGCTTCGTTGGTGCGACGAGCTCAACATCTTCCACGGCGCCGACCACACAGACCACGCCGACACCTATATCGAGCGCGACCTGTTCAACTGGGATCAGGGCCTCAAGCGCCTGGTACTGGGCGGGTTTATGACCGGCGAGCCGAGCGGTGACGACCGCGCGTTCCGCCACGAGCAGTTCCACTACCTGCCCCACGAGTACGCCCACGGCGAGTCGACGAGCGCCGCCCGATTGGTGATGTGTGCCCGCTCGCTCATCGCCGACGCCCGCCGCTGCCGCCGCGAAGAGCACACGCTCGCCGAATGGTTCGAGCGCATCGGCGAGATGGTCGAAAATTACCTCGCGCCGGCCCACGACGACGAGGAGTTCGAGTTCATGCGCTGCCGTCGCCTGCTCGGCGACCTGGCCGACCTCGACGTCACCGGCCGCAAGATGCCCTACCGCGTCGCCCGCGAATTTTTGGGCCGTGCGCTCGGCGAGCTCGAAGGCCGCCGCGGCCAATACCTCGCCGACGGTGTGGTCGTCTCGTCATTCTTGCCCGCGCGGCCGATGCCCTTCCGCGCCGTCTTCGTCGCCGGCATGGGCGAGTCGTATTTCCCGTCCTCCGACGGCGGCGACCCGCTCGACCTTCGCCAGGTCAAATGGCAAGAGGGCGACGCCGGCCGCCGCGACCGCGACAAGTACGCCTTTTTGCAGACCCTGCTGTCGACCCGCGAGCGCTTCTACGCAAGCTACGTCTCGCGCGACAGCCGCACCGGCGAAGCCCTCGAGCCGTCGTCGGTCGTGCGCGACCTGCTGCATATGCTCGAGCAGAGCTACCTCGGCCGGGAAAAGACCGCCGCGTGCGTGCGTGAGCACCCGCTTCGGCGCTTCGACGCGGCCTATTTTGACCGGGACGACTCCGACGAGGAGAGCGAGTTCGGCACGGTCTACCATCCCGAAGCCCGGCGCGAGGCCGCCGCCTTCGCCCTGCGCGAGAGCCTCCGCGAGCATTGCCGCCGGTACAACGTGCCCTTTCCGGAGCTTCCGATCCTCGAAAAGGCCGTCGCCGAGCCGCTGCGAAACCAGGTCGGCGCGGTGCTCGGCACCTACGCACAACCCAAGGCGCAGGCGCCCGACGAAGATCTCCTCGAGGTCTCGCTGTCGTTCTCGCAGCTTCGCCAATTCCTCGAGAGCCCGCTGCAGGCCTCGGCGCGCTGGATTCTGGGGCTTCGCTCCGACGACGATCAGGACCTGCTCGACGTCGAGGACGAGGTCTTCGAGTCGTCGTATGTGAGCTCGCTTCTCTTCGCGCGCGACGTCTTCTGGGAAACGATCACCGAGCACGCCCCCGACGATAACCCGGCGTTCTTGCCCATTTACGAGCAGAAGGCGCGCTACCTCGAACTCAAAGGCGAGCTCCCCACCGGGCCGTTTCACGAAGGTGAGCGCAAAAAGCAGTTGGAGCTTCTGGAGACGTGGCGCGCCAACCTCGCCAAGCTGGGCGTGCCCGGCGAGGCTCCGCTCGAGGTCAAGCGCATCGGGCGCGCCGAGCGCCACGCGCCGTTAGACGAGATCTGGGATTCCATCAGCTTCGAGTTGGTCCTCGACGACCAACCCGTCCGCGTCGAGCTCTACGGCGAGACCGAAGCCCTCGATAACACACACGGCACCGCCGTCACCCTCGTCTCGCGCAGCCGCGTCAAAGACAAGGACTTCCTGCGCGGCTTCTTCACGCAGGTAGGCCTCGCCGCCAGCGGCAAAATCGATGAAGATCGCCCCTTCGACCTGGTCGTCGCCCCCGGAAAGTCGCTCGCGCGGGCCCGCAAGCTGTCGAAATACAAAAAGCGCCTCGCCCCCATCAGCCAGGCCGACGCGCTGGCGTACCTCGAGACGCTCACTGCCGACTTCTTGAGCGGCGTCCACGCTTATTTGATGCCCATCGAGGCGGTCTTCGAGTACTTCGACCCCGAGAACGAAACACCCTTCGACGAGCTCGTCGAGATGCAGCTCAACAACCGCTGGAGCACGTGCAGCTCCGAGTACGGCCCGGTGCGCCAGCCGGCGCGCTTCGAGGCCCCGCAGGACGCCGACCGATTGCTTCAACGACGGTATGCGCCGTTCTTTAAACGTTTGGGCGGGGGGGAGTGA
- the msrB gene encoding peptide-methionine (R)-S-oxide reductase MsrB, with the protein MSTDRDKPESYWREKLTPEQYRVLREGGTERAFAGDLYEHDEEGVYKCAACGQELFDSETKYKSGSGWPSFYEPADEDAVDEKQDLSHGMRRTEVVCSNCGSHLGHVFPDGPEPTGLRYCINSVALEFEAD; encoded by the coding sequence ATGAGCACCGACCGCGACAAACCCGAGTCCTACTGGCGCGAAAAGCTCACCCCCGAGCAGTACCGCGTGCTGCGTGAGGGGGGCACCGAACGCGCGTTCGCCGGCGATCTGTACGAGCACGACGAGGAGGGTGTCTACAAGTGCGCCGCGTGCGGCCAAGAGTTGTTCGACTCGGAGACGAAGTACAAGTCGGGTAGCGGCTGGCCGAGCTTCTATGAGCCGGCCGACGAGGACGCCGTCGACGAGAAGCAGGACCTGAGCCACGGTATGCGCCGCACCGAGGTGGTGTGCAGTAACTGCGGCTCGCATCTGGGCCACGTGTTCCCGGACGGGCCGGAGCCCACGGGGCTTCGCTACTGCATCAACTCGGTCGCTTTGGAGTTCGAGGCCGACTAA
- the metK gene encoding methionine adenosyltransferase, translating into MMSKNFVFTSESVSEGHPDKVADQISDGVLDAILAQDTSARVACETIVNTGLAMIFGEITTKAYVDLPEIVRNTIKRIGYTNPEFGFDYRSCSVQSAIDEQSPDIAQGVVTDMGVVEEQGAGDQGLMFGYACDETEELMPMPIMYSHKLVAHLAQVRKQEVVDFFGPDSKSQVTVRYEDNEPVAIDAVVVSTQHLDRVSIDEVREAVMETTIKKVLPEELLHEGTKFHINPTGRFVAGGPLADAGLTGRKIIVDTYGGMGRHGGGAFSGKDPSKVDRSAAYMTRYIAKNIVAAGLARRCEVQLAYAIGVAEPVSVMVNTFGTAAVPEEKIEAAVPEFFELKPAGIIRTLDLLRPIYRDTAAYGHFGRSSFNWEKTDKAEVLKDALL; encoded by the coding sequence ATCATGTCCAAGAACTTCGTCTTCACCTCCGAATCCGTCTCCGAAGGCCACCCCGATAAGGTCGCCGACCAGATCTCCGACGGCGTCCTCGACGCCATTCTGGCGCAGGACACCAGCGCGCGCGTCGCCTGTGAGACCATCGTCAACACGGGCCTCGCCATGATCTTCGGCGAGATCACCACCAAGGCTTACGTCGACCTGCCCGAGATCGTGCGCAACACGATCAAGCGCATCGGTTACACCAATCCCGAGTTCGGATTCGACTACCGCTCCTGCTCGGTCCAGTCGGCCATCGACGAGCAGAGCCCCGACATCGCTCAGGGCGTCGTCACCGACATGGGTGTGGTCGAAGAACAGGGCGCCGGCGACCAGGGCCTGATGTTCGGTTACGCCTGCGACGAGACCGAAGAGCTGATGCCGATGCCGATCATGTACTCGCACAAGCTCGTCGCCCATCTGGCGCAGGTGCGAAAGCAGGAAGTCGTCGACTTCTTCGGCCCCGACAGCAAGAGCCAGGTCACGGTGCGCTACGAGGACAACGAGCCGGTCGCCATCGACGCGGTCGTCGTGTCGACCCAGCACCTCGACCGCGTGAGCATCGACGAGGTGCGCGAGGCGGTCATGGAGACGACCATCAAGAAGGTCCTCCCCGAGGAGCTGCTGCACGAGGGCACCAAGTTCCACATCAACCCGACCGGCCGCTTCGTCGCCGGCGGCCCCTTGGCTGACGCCGGCTTGACCGGCCGCAAGATCATCGTCGACACCTACGGCGGCATGGGCCGCCACGGCGGCGGTGCCTTCAGCGGTAAGGACCCGAGCAAGGTCGACCGCTCGGCCGCCTACATGACCCGCTACATCGCCAAGAACATCGTCGCCGCCGGCCTCGCCCGCCGCTGCGAAGTCCAGCTCGCCTACGCTATCGGCGTCGCCGAGCCGGTCAGCGTCATGGTCAACACCTTCGGCACCGCCGCGGTCCCCGAGGAGAAGATCGAAGCCGCCGTCCCCGAGTTCTTCGAACTCAAGCCGGCCGGCATCATCCGCACCCTCGACCTGCTGCGCCCGATCTACCGCGACACCGCCGCCTACGGCCACTTCGGTCGCTCCTCCTTCAACTGGGAGAAGACCGACAAGGCCGAGGTGCTCAAGGACGCGCTGCTCTAA
- the miaB gene encoding tRNA (N6-isopentenyl adenosine(37)-C2)-methylthiotransferase MiaB, translated as MTSEPTTQGTKNPYAHDGEKNTMPEADGTLGKKVFIETYGCQMNLADSELMGGVLADTGYSSAESLEEADVILINTCAVRERAEDRVFGRLSHLLRFKNDKPELVLGVTGCMAEHLRDKITDQAPYVDLVIGPDAYRRLPALLDKATGEARDPVIDVKLDKAEVYEGLTPKRKPGVGGWVTVQRGCDKFCTFCIVPFVRGRERGVPPHEILRQVENLAERGYKEVTLLGQTVNSYRYEDVDFADLLEQIVPIEGIERIRFTSPYPTDFTPKLIETIARHDKICNYLHLPAQSGSNRMLDEMRRQYTREEYDQLVDDIRAAVPDIALSTDIIVGFPGETEEDFEQTMELMESTRFDFAYLFKYSERSNTYASRNLPDDIDEEVKGERLKKIIALQESISAEVFKSKVGGTYTVLVEGESRRDPNELCGRTGDFKTVVFPKADGRDIEAGDLVDVKVTDCTSHTLLGELA; from the coding sequence ATGACTTCCGAGCCGACCACTCAAGGTACAAAGAACCCGTACGCCCACGACGGCGAAAAAAACACCATGCCCGAGGCCGACGGCACGCTGGGCAAGAAGGTCTTCATTGAGACCTACGGGTGTCAGATGAACCTCGCCGACAGCGAGCTGATGGGTGGCGTGTTGGCCGACACCGGCTACTCCTCCGCCGAGTCGCTCGAAGAGGCGGACGTGATCCTGATCAACACCTGCGCGGTGCGCGAGCGCGCCGAGGATCGCGTGTTCGGTCGGCTCTCACACCTGCTTCGGTTCAAGAACGACAAGCCCGAGCTCGTCCTCGGTGTGACCGGCTGCATGGCCGAGCACCTGCGCGACAAGATCACCGATCAGGCCCCTTACGTCGACCTGGTGATCGGCCCCGACGCCTACCGTCGGCTGCCCGCCCTGCTCGACAAGGCCACCGGCGAGGCGCGCGATCCGGTCATCGACGTCAAGCTCGACAAGGCCGAGGTCTACGAGGGACTGACGCCCAAGCGAAAGCCGGGCGTGGGCGGATGGGTCACCGTGCAGCGTGGCTGCGACAAGTTCTGCACCTTCTGCATCGTGCCGTTCGTGCGCGGGCGCGAGCGCGGCGTGCCGCCTCACGAGATCTTGCGCCAGGTCGAAAACTTGGCCGAGCGCGGCTACAAAGAGGTCACCCTTCTGGGCCAGACGGTCAACTCGTACCGCTACGAGGACGTCGACTTCGCTGACCTGCTCGAGCAGATCGTGCCCATCGAGGGCATCGAGCGCATCCGGTTCACGTCGCCGTATCCCACTGATTTCACTCCGAAATTGATCGAAACGATTGCGCGGCACGACAAGATTTGCAACTATCTGCACCTGCCGGCGCAGTCGGGCTCGAACCGGATGCTCGACGAGATGCGCCGCCAGTACACGCGCGAAGAGTACGACCAGCTCGTCGACGACATTCGCGCGGCGGTGCCCGACATCGCCCTGTCGACCGACATCATCGTCGGCTTTCCGGGGGAAACCGAAGAGGACTTCGAGCAGACGATGGAGCTGATGGAGTCGACGCGCTTCGACTTCGCGTACCTGTTCAAATACTCCGAGCGCAGCAACACCTACGCGTCGCGCAACCTCCCCGACGACATCGACGAGGAAGTCAAAGGCGAGCGCCTCAAAAAGATCATCGCGCTGCAGGAATCGATCAGCGCCGAGGTCTTCAAGTCGAAGGTCGGCGGCACCTACACGGTGCTCGTCGAAGGCGAGAGCCGCCGCGACCCCAACGAGCTTTGTGGGCGCACCGGCGACTTCAAGACGGTGGTCTTCCCGAAGGCCGACGGCCGCGACATCGAGGCCGGCGATCTGGTCGACGTGAAGGTGACCGACTGCACGAGCCATACGTTGTTGGGTGAATTGGCGTAA
- a CDS encoding GTP-binding protein: protein MSFINYAQREIILKIVYYGPGLCGKTTNIKFIYSGTNPDARGKLINLETKQERTLFFDFLPLSLPAIRGFKTRLHLYSVPGQLFYSASRKLIMKGADGVIFVADSQRARKEANIISMEDLKENLQEYGYDIDKIPFVIQYNKRDLPTAMPLEELREDLNPEGKYPDFEACAVAPDGPGVFETLKAVVKQILMELKKKKQ from the coding sequence ATGTCGTTCATCAACTACGCTCAGCGAGAGATCATCCTCAAGATCGTGTATTACGGTCCGGGTCTCTGCGGTAAAACGACGAACATCAAATTCATCTATTCGGGAACCAATCCGGATGCCCGTGGCAAGCTGATCAACCTGGAGACCAAGCAGGAGCGTACCCTCTTTTTCGACTTCCTGCCGCTGAGCCTTCCGGCGATTCGCGGGTTCAAGACTCGCCTGCACCTTTACTCGGTGCCCGGCCAGCTCTTCTACAGCGCCAGCCGTAAGCTCATCATGAAGGGCGCCGACGGCGTCATCTTCGTCGCCGACAGCCAGCGCGCCCGTAAAGAGGCGAATATCATCTCCATGGAGGACCTCAAAGAGAACCTCCAGGAGTACGGCTACGACATCGACAAGATCCCGTTCGTCATCCAGTACAACAAGCGCGACCTTCCCACGGCCATGCCGCTCGAAGAGCTGCGCGAGGATCTCAACCCCGAGGGCAAGTACCCCGACTTCGAGGCCTGCGCGGTCGCCCCGGACGGCCCGGGCGTCTTCGAAACCCTCAAAGCAGTGGTCAAGCAGATCTTGATGGAGCTCAAAAAGAAGAAGCAATAA